One Hermetia illucens chromosome 4, iHerIll2.2.curated.20191125, whole genome shotgun sequence DNA segment encodes these proteins:
- the LOC119653840 gene encoding serine protease SP24D-like produces MAKLVIAALFGLFLVPALAYDPRIVGGKAASAGQFPYQVALKRSGSFLCGGSIISSTFVLTAAHCVVDGNNNAYAASLFTVVAGTLNYNSGGVSKTGKNVYVHESYGNFKNDIALIELSSAFTFSTTIQPIALATSAPPTGASIVISGWGRLSTSGSLPSQLQYNTLSAAAVSACSASGVNYAGLLCLAHSSGNGACNGDSGGPATYNGKVVGVANFVVGGCGSSYPDGYALVSYFYNWIAARVN; encoded by the exons ATGGCCAAGTTAGTAATTGCAGCATTATTTGGACTCTTCCTTGTTCCAGCCTTGGCATACGATCCGAGGATTGTCGGTGGAAAAGCCGCCTCTGCTGGACAATTTCCTTACCAAGTTGCATTGAAGAGGAGTGGATCCTTCCTCTGTGGTGGATCTATCATTTCAAGTACTTTCGTCTTGACTGCTGCTCATTGTGTTGTTGATGGAAATAACAATGC CTATGCTGCATCACTCTTCACCGTTGTTGCTGGAACCCTCAACTACAATAGTGGTGGAGTATCCAAGACTGGCAAGAATGTCTACGTTCACGAAAGCTACGGAAACTTCAAAAATGATATTGCCCTCATCGAATTGAGTTCTGCTTTCACTTTTTCCACCACCATCCAACCAATCGCTCTTGCCACTTCTGCTCCACCAACTGGTGCTTCCATTGTCATCTCTGGATGGGGACGTCTCTCCACTTCAGGATCCCTTCCAAGTCAACTTCAATATAACACTTTGTCAGCTGCTGCTGTCTCTGCTTGTTCTGCCAGTGGTGTCAACTACGCTGGATTGCTTTGCTTGGCTCACTCCTCAGGAAATGGTGCTTGCAACGGCGATTCTGGTGGTCCAGCTACCTACAATGGCAAGGTCGTTGGTGTTGCTAACTTCGTTGTTGGAGGTTGCGGAAGCTCATACCCAGATGGTTATGCCTTGGTTTCATACTTCTACAACTGGATCGCCGCCAGGGTGAACTAA